From a single Streptomyces sp. NBC_01264 genomic region:
- a CDS encoding LCP family protein codes for MSDWDGWSGEQDQRGRRDDGYGRGSGQAEPEGAQRMRRVQRPGAGPQASRQPQPPQPRQPPRRPAQPPAGPAYVPPQQDGSYSGSGGSYDSGYNTGQVYGGGQPPSGPRGRGPGGPGGPARPAGPAPDWRKRIKIGSIVLVSGLLVTGIGTYFWADSNVRREVDLSKVIERPKEGDCTTYLIVGSDSREGMSAEDKKKLHTGSAEGKRTDSMMILAKCSSGNTMISLPRDSDVEIPSFVGSESGKKFAGTGKRTKLNAAYAQDGPELLVRTVEFNTGLRIDHYAEIGFAGFANIVDALGGVELNIEKGFKDEKSGADFKEGTQTLNGEQSLAYVRTRYAFAESDLQRTKNQQKFLSALASQAATPTTIMNPFRLYPVLGAGLDTLIVDKDMGLWDMGSMFFAMKGISGGDGVSMNMPISGQRGGNLVWDKAKVQQLVQQIQKDEKVTVRGN; via the coding sequence ATGAGTGACTGGGACGGGTGGAGCGGCGAGCAGGACCAGCGTGGCCGCCGCGATGACGGGTACGGCCGCGGCAGCGGCCAGGCGGAGCCGGAAGGCGCACAGCGGATGAGGCGCGTCCAGCGGCCCGGCGCCGGCCCCCAGGCGTCCCGGCAGCCGCAGCCGCCGCAGCCCCGGCAGCCCCCGCGCCGCCCGGCCCAGCCGCCGGCCGGACCCGCGTACGTGCCTCCGCAGCAGGACGGCTCGTACAGCGGCAGCGGCGGCAGCTACGACAGCGGCTACAACACCGGCCAGGTCTACGGCGGCGGCCAGCCGCCCAGCGGGCCGCGCGGGCGCGGACCGGGCGGCCCCGGCGGCCCGGCCCGGCCGGCGGGCCCGGCCCCGGACTGGCGCAAGCGGATCAAGATCGGCTCGATCGTGCTGGTCTCCGGCCTGCTCGTGACGGGCATCGGCACCTACTTCTGGGCCGACTCCAACGTGCGCCGCGAGGTCGACCTCTCCAAGGTCATCGAGCGCCCGAAGGAGGGCGACTGCACGACCTACCTGATCGTGGGCTCCGACAGCCGTGAGGGCATGTCCGCCGAGGACAAGAAGAAGCTCCACACGGGCTCGGCCGAGGGCAAGCGCACCGACTCGATGATGATCCTCGCCAAGTGCTCCAGCGGGAACACGATGATCTCCCTGCCGCGCGACTCCGACGTGGAGATCCCGTCCTTCGTCGGCTCGGAGTCGGGCAAGAAGTTCGCGGGCACGGGCAAGCGGACCAAGCTGAACGCGGCGTACGCGCAGGACGGCCCGGAGCTGCTCGTGCGGACGGTGGAGTTCAACACCGGCCTGCGCATCGACCACTACGCGGAGATCGGCTTCGCCGGCTTCGCGAACATCGTGGACGCGCTGGGCGGGGTGGAGCTGAACATCGAGAAGGGGTTCAAGGACGAGAAGTCCGGGGCCGACTTCAAGGAGGGCACCCAGACACTGAACGGCGAGCAGTCGCTGGCCTACGTACGGACCCGCTACGCCTTCGCCGAGTCGGACCTCCAGCGGACCAAGAACCAGCAGAAGTTCCTGTCGGCGCTGGCGAGCCAGGCGGCGACCCCCACGACGATCATGAACCCGTTCCGGCTGTACCCGGTGCTGGGCGCGGGTCTGGACACGCTGATCGTGGACAAGGACATGGGCCTGTGGGACATGGGGTCGATGTTCTTCGCGATGAAGGGCATCAGCGGCGGTGACGGCGTGTCCATGAACATGCCGATCTCCGGTCAGCGCGGCGGCAACCTCGTCTGGGACAAGGCCAAGGTGCAGCAGCTGGTGCAGCAGATCCAGAAGGACGAGAAGGTCACCGTCCGCGGGAACTGA
- a CDS encoding nucleotidyltransferase family protein, with amino-acid sequence MTEAILLVGGQGTRLRPVTVNTPKPMVHTAGVPFLAHQIARAAAAGVTHIVMATCYLAEVFEPYFGDGSDFGVHLEYVVEDEPLGTGGAIRNAARLLTGGPDSSVLVFNGDILTGLDIAGLVESHKAADADVSLHLVRVDDPRAFGLVPTDAHGRVLAFTEKPQTPEEIITDQINAGCYVFRRSVIDTIPAGRSVSVERETFPGLLASGATLHGVTENTYWMDLGKPEAIIQASADLVRGVVPSPAVPGRRGESLVLPGAHVAAGAKLSGGTVVGAGARIEAGAVVQGSIVLADAVVGPDAQVSASLIGAGASVGARTVLDAAVIGDGAEVGADNELRAGARVWCGARLPDAAIRFSSDA; translated from the coding sequence ATGACGGAAGCGATCCTGCTGGTCGGCGGACAGGGGACGCGGCTGCGCCCCGTCACGGTGAACACGCCGAAGCCGATGGTGCACACGGCAGGCGTTCCCTTCCTCGCCCACCAGATAGCCCGCGCCGCCGCCGCAGGCGTCACGCACATCGTGATGGCCACCTGCTACCTCGCCGAGGTCTTCGAGCCCTACTTCGGGGACGGATCCGACTTCGGGGTCCACCTGGAGTACGTGGTCGAGGACGAGCCCCTCGGCACCGGCGGCGCGATCCGCAACGCGGCGCGGCTGCTCACCGGCGGTCCGGACTCCTCCGTGCTCGTCTTCAACGGGGACATCCTCACCGGCCTGGACATCGCCGGGCTCGTCGAATCGCACAAGGCGGCCGACGCCGACGTCTCCCTGCACCTGGTCCGGGTCGACGACCCGCGCGCCTTCGGCCTGGTCCCCACCGACGCCCACGGGCGGGTGCTGGCCTTCACGGAGAAGCCGCAGACACCCGAGGAGATCATCACCGACCAGATCAACGCCGGCTGCTACGTCTTCCGGCGCAGCGTGATCGACACCATCCCCGCCGGGCGGTCCGTCTCCGTGGAGCGCGAGACCTTCCCCGGGCTGCTCGCCTCCGGCGCCACCCTGCACGGGGTCACCGAGAACACGTACTGGATGGACCTCGGCAAGCCGGAGGCGATCATCCAGGCCTCCGCCGACCTGGTCCGCGGCGTCGTCCCCTCCCCGGCCGTCCCCGGACGCCGCGGCGAGTCCCTCGTGCTGCCCGGAGCCCACGTGGCGGCCGGGGCCAAGCTGTCGGGGGGCACCGTCGTGGGCGCCGGAGCCCGCATCGAGGCCGGCGCCGTCGTCCAGGGCTCCATCGTGCTGGCGGACGCGGTCGTCGGGCCCGACGCGCAGGTGTCCGCCAGTCTGATCGGCGCCGGCGCCTCGGTGGGCGCGCGGACCGTACTGGACGCCGCCGTCATCGGTGACGGAGCCGAAGTGGGGGCCGACAACGAGCTCCGCGCCGGCGCCCGGGTCTGGTGCGGGGCGCGGCTGCCCGACGCGGCGATCCGGTTCTCCTCCGACGCCTGA
- a CDS encoding acyl-CoA dehydrogenase family protein: MAGSADFDLYRPAEEHDMLRESVRALAEAKIMPFAAAVDEESRFPQEALDALVASDLHAVHVPETYGGAGADALATVIVIEEVARVCASSSLIPAVNKLGSLPVILSGSEELKAKYLGPLAKGDAMFSYALSEPDAGSDAAGMKTRAVRDGDFWVLNGVKRWITNAGVSEYYTVMAVTDPEKRSKGISAFVVEKSDEGVSFGAPEKKLGIKGSPTREVYLDNVRIPADRMIGAEGTGFATAMKTLDHTRITIAAQALGIAQGALDYAKGYVQERKQFGKPIGDFQGVQFMLADMAMKIEAARQLTYSAAARSERVSGGGPHEDLTFFGAAAKCFASDVAMEVTTDAVQLLGGYGYTRDYPVERMMRDAKITQIYEGTNQVQRIVMARNLP, encoded by the coding sequence TTGGCGGGTTCTGCCGACTTCGACCTGTACCGCCCGGCCGAGGAGCACGACATGCTCCGCGAGTCCGTCCGCGCGCTCGCCGAGGCGAAGATCATGCCCTTCGCCGCCGCGGTCGACGAGGAGTCCCGCTTCCCGCAGGAGGCCCTGGACGCCCTCGTCGCCAGCGACCTGCACGCCGTCCACGTGCCCGAGACCTACGGCGGCGCGGGCGCCGACGCCCTGGCCACCGTGATCGTGATCGAGGAGGTGGCCCGCGTCTGCGCGTCCTCCTCCCTCATCCCGGCGGTCAACAAGCTCGGCTCGCTCCCGGTGATCCTCTCCGGCTCCGAAGAGCTCAAGGCCAAGTACCTCGGCCCGCTGGCCAAGGGCGACGCGATGTTCTCGTACGCCCTCTCCGAGCCCGACGCGGGCTCCGACGCGGCCGGCATGAAGACCCGCGCCGTGCGTGACGGCGACTTCTGGGTCCTGAACGGCGTCAAGCGCTGGATCACCAACGCCGGCGTCTCCGAGTACTACACGGTCATGGCCGTCACCGACCCGGAGAAGCGCTCCAAGGGCATCTCCGCCTTCGTGGTCGAGAAGTCCGACGAGGGAGTCTCCTTCGGCGCCCCGGAGAAGAAGCTCGGCATCAAGGGCTCCCCGACGCGCGAGGTCTACCTCGACAACGTCCGGATCCCGGCCGACCGCATGATCGGCGCCGAGGGCACCGGATTCGCCACCGCGATGAAGACCCTCGACCACACCCGCATCACCATCGCCGCGCAGGCGCTGGGCATCGCCCAGGGCGCCCTGGACTACGCCAAGGGCTACGTCCAGGAGCGCAAGCAGTTCGGCAAGCCGATCGGCGACTTCCAGGGCGTGCAGTTCATGCTCGCGGACATGGCCATGAAGATCGAGGCCGCCCGCCAGCTGACCTACTCGGCCGCGGCCCGCTCGGAGCGCGTCTCCGGCGGCGGCCCGCACGAGGACCTCACCTTCTTCGGCGCCGCGGCCAAGTGCTTCGCCTCCGACGTGGCCATGGAGGTCACCACGGACGCGGTCCAGCTCCTCGGCGGTTACGGCTACACCCGTGACTACCCGGTGGAGCGCATGATGCGCGACGCGAAGATCACCCAGATCTACGAGGGCACCAACCAGGTCCAGCGCATCGTCATGGCCCGCAACCTGCCGTAG
- a CDS encoding UDP-glucose dehydrogenase family protein — MAPLKITVIGTGYLGATHAAAMAELGFEVLGLDVVPEKIAMLAAGRVPMYEPGLEELLATHVAGLPGSTGRLRFTTSYEELGAFDADVHFVCVNTPQKHNEYACDMSYVDAVVESLAPHLTRPALVVGKSTVPVGSAERLAAKLTALAPAGEEVELAWNPEFLREGFAVQDTLHPDRIVIGIDGERGERAEKLLREVYATPVGEGTPVVVTDFPTAELVKTAANSFLATKISFINAMAEVCEAAGGDVAKLAEAIGHDERIGKKFLRAGIGFGGGCLPKDIRAFMARAGELGADQALTFLREVDSINMRRRGHMVELARDAVGGSFLGKRVAVLGATFKPDSDDVRDSPALNVAGQIHLQGGQVTVYDPKGMDNARRVFPTLGYADTALDAARGAEVVLHLTEWREFRDLDPAALGEVVTDRLVLDGRNALDPALWRAAGWTYRAMGRPRA; from the coding sequence ATGGCCCCCCTCAAGATCACTGTGATCGGCACCGGATACCTCGGCGCCACGCACGCCGCGGCAATGGCGGAGCTGGGGTTCGAGGTGCTCGGACTGGACGTGGTGCCGGAGAAGATCGCCATGCTCGCCGCCGGCCGCGTCCCCATGTACGAGCCGGGACTGGAGGAGTTGCTCGCCACCCACGTGGCCGGGCTGCCCGGGTCCACGGGCCGGCTGCGCTTCACCACCTCCTACGAGGAGCTCGGCGCCTTCGACGCCGACGTGCACTTCGTCTGCGTGAACACCCCGCAGAAGCACAACGAGTACGCCTGCGACATGAGCTACGTCGACGCGGTCGTGGAATCGCTCGCCCCGCACCTGACCCGGCCCGCCCTGGTCGTCGGCAAGTCCACCGTGCCCGTCGGCTCCGCCGAGCGCCTCGCCGCCAAGCTGACCGCGCTCGCCCCGGCCGGCGAGGAGGTCGAGCTCGCCTGGAACCCGGAGTTCCTGCGCGAGGGCTTCGCCGTCCAGGACACCCTGCACCCGGACCGGATCGTCATCGGGATCGACGGCGAACGCGGCGAGCGTGCCGAGAAGCTCCTGCGGGAGGTCTACGCGACCCCCGTGGGCGAGGGCACCCCGGTGGTCGTCACCGACTTCCCCACCGCCGAACTCGTCAAGACCGCCGCCAACTCCTTCCTCGCCACGAAGATCTCCTTCATCAACGCCATGGCCGAGGTCTGCGAGGCCGCCGGCGGCGACGTGGCGAAGCTGGCCGAGGCCATCGGCCACGACGAGCGCATCGGGAAGAAGTTCCTGCGCGCCGGCATCGGTTTCGGCGGCGGCTGCCTGCCCAAGGACATCCGCGCGTTCATGGCGCGGGCCGGCGAGCTCGGCGCCGACCAGGCCCTGACCTTCCTGCGCGAGGTCGACTCCATCAACATGCGCCGCCGCGGCCACATGGTCGAGCTGGCCCGCGACGCCGTCGGCGGCTCCTTCCTCGGCAAGCGGGTCGCCGTCCTGGGCGCCACCTTCAAGCCGGACTCCGACGACGTCCGCGACTCCCCCGCCCTGAACGTGGCCGGCCAGATCCACCTCCAGGGCGGCCAGGTCACCGTCTACGACCCCAAGGGCATGGACAACGCCCGCCGGGTCTTCCCCACCCTCGGGTACGCCGACACCGCCCTGGACGCCGCCCGCGGCGCCGAGGTGGTCCTGCACCTCACCGAATGGCGGGAGTTCCGCGACCTGGACCCCGCCGCCCTCGGCGAGGTCGTCACCGACCGGCTCGTCCTCGACGGCCGCAACGCCCTCGACCCCGCGCTGTGGCGCGCGGCCGGCTGGACCTACCGCGCGATGGGCCGTCCCCGCGCCTGA
- a CDS encoding glycosyltransferase family 87 protein — translation MTSTSTTIDSALRGHAGRLAMAGFWLATRTLMVVLLVVNLQGTSSVRVEITQTYNNWYNVLVTGTMPHGDVMWQYPPAAAAIFLSPDLLPFFSYFEAFVALTVICDALITVGLVRAARRADGSLAGAVLWLTTLPLMLSLPFARYDLQVTLLAVGSLLCLRFRRKLGGVLAGVGALVKVWPLLTLIGTPRGRTTRDAVLSAVAAGAVLLAVLALFFRDTLGFLDNQGNRGIQVESLGGSALMFGKLVGAWSGTSEVRYGAYEYVGPYVSSVALISVGLTVVGFAWLLLWRVKARRWTTATPLDAALCAILVFTITSRVLSPQYLMWLVGLVAVCLTCKHTTQRPVAWLIVAATAVTTAIYPLTYVSEILAGTGLGTFLLVLRNGLLGWAAVLSCVRLWRASVSPVPVPETGSGSGSGTSSGAGASAAPAPQAGSGVPARV, via the coding sequence ATGACCAGTACGAGCACGACCATCGACTCCGCACTCCGGGGGCACGCCGGCCGCCTGGCCATGGCGGGCTTCTGGCTGGCCACCCGGACCCTGATGGTGGTCCTTCTGGTGGTGAACCTGCAGGGCACCTCATCGGTCCGCGTGGAGATCACCCAGACCTACAACAACTGGTACAACGTCCTCGTCACGGGGACGATGCCGCACGGCGACGTCATGTGGCAGTACCCGCCGGCCGCGGCCGCGATCTTCCTGTCACCCGACCTGCTCCCCTTCTTCAGCTACTTCGAGGCCTTCGTCGCCCTGACGGTGATCTGCGACGCGCTGATCACCGTCGGCCTGGTCCGCGCCGCCCGCCGCGCCGACGGCAGCCTGGCCGGCGCCGTGCTGTGGCTGACCACGCTGCCGCTGATGCTGTCGCTGCCCTTCGCCCGCTACGACCTGCAGGTCACCCTGCTCGCCGTCGGGTCACTGCTGTGCCTGCGCTTCCGCCGCAAGCTCGGCGGGGTCCTGGCCGGAGTCGGCGCCCTGGTCAAGGTCTGGCCCCTGCTCACGCTGATCGGCACCCCGCGCGGCCGCACCACCCGCGACGCCGTCCTGTCGGCCGTGGCCGCCGGGGCCGTCCTGCTCGCCGTGCTCGCGCTGTTCTTCCGCGACACCCTCGGCTTCCTGGACAACCAGGGCAACCGCGGCATCCAGGTCGAGTCCCTCGGCGGCTCGGCCCTGATGTTCGGCAAGCTCGTCGGCGCCTGGTCCGGGACGTCCGAAGTCCGCTACGGGGCCTACGAGTACGTCGGCCCGTACGTCTCCAGCGTCGCCCTGATCTCCGTCGGCCTCACGGTCGTCGGGTTCGCGTGGCTGCTGCTGTGGCGGGTGAAGGCGCGGCGCTGGACGACCGCGACCCCGCTGGACGCCGCGCTCTGCGCGATCCTCGTCTTCACCATCACCAGCCGCGTGCTCAGCCCGCAGTACCTGATGTGGCTGGTCGGCCTCGTGGCCGTCTGCCTGACCTGCAAGCACACCACGCAGCGGCCGGTGGCCTGGCTGATCGTGGCCGCGACCGCGGTCACCACGGCGATCTACCCGCTGACCTACGTCTCGGAGATCCTCGCGGGCACCGGCCTCGGCACGTTCCTCCTGGTGCTCCGCAACGGCCTGCTGGGCTGGGCGGCCGTCCTGTCCTGCGTGCGCCTGTGGCGGGCGAGCGTGAGCCCCGTCCCCGTCCCCGAAACGGGGTCCGGGTCCGGATCCGGTACGAGCAGCGGTGCCGGGGCCTCGGCGGCCCCGGCACCCCAGGCGGGCTCCGGCGTACCGGCCCGCGTCTGA